The genomic interval ctGTGCTCAGCTCAAGAAGGGGAACCGGGAGTGTGAGCGGATCCTGCACGACGTGGAGCTGCTCAGCAGCCTGGCCATGGCCCGCAGCACCCAGTTCCTGTACCCGGCAGCCCAGCTGCAGGACCTCTGGAGGTCAGGCCTGCTtctgcccagccctgccaccGCCCCAGCCTCCCCCCGCCAGCTCTGTGGCTGCCCCTCTAGCCTTCTCCATCCCTGCTCCGGGCTCCTGCAGGCTGCTGCTCCTGAACCAGTTCCATGACGTGCTGACCGGAAGCTGTATCCAGCTGGTGGCGGAAGAGGCCATGTGCCACTATGAAGGTGAGCTGGATGGCCTGCCTGCCACTGTCCCCGGGCGGGGTGGAGCCCGGAGAGTGGCCTGTGGGCTACTCAGGGGTCCTCCCAAACCCACCGCCCACCCATGACCAGCCCGTCTCTTCTCAGACATCCGTTCCCATGGCAACACGCTGCTGAGTGCTGCGGTGGCTGCTCTGTGTGCCGGGGAGCCAGGCCCCGAGGGCCTCCTCATCGTCAACACGCTGCCGTGGAAACGCACTGAAGTATTGGCCCTGCCCAGGCCTGGTGGGGCCCACAGCCTCGGTaggagctggggggagaggcTGCTACTGCAATGGGAGGGACATTGCCCCAGGGGAGGGGGCGCTGCCCTGGGTTGCCCCCAGCTGGAGGGCAGTAGGAGAAGCAGCCACCCAACCCTCGGGTGAGGCTCCCAGAAGGTCAGGGAGGCCGCACTGATGCCCGGGCCTCATCTCCAGCCCTGGTGACTGTGCCCAGCATGGGCTATGctcctgcctccacccccacctcagtGCAGCCCCTGCAGACCCAGCAGCCTGTGTTTGTGGTGCAAGAGGTAAGTGTTGGCACAAGCGGGTGTGCGGGGCCCCtcctgggccatccctaacaatgTGGGGATTGTAATTACGCTCTCCAGCTGGAGCAAGTGGTGGgcggctgggctgggggtgccATTGGTGGTGGGAAGTCCCTGCAGACTCAGCTTCAAGGATGCTTCCCACCAAGACCGACGGTTCTGTGACTCTGGACAATGGCATCATCCGGGTGAGGCTGGACCCAACTGGCTGCCTGACATCCCTGGTGCTCGTGGCCTCCGGCAGGTGCCAACTCCTCATTGCCCTCTTCCATTGCTTGGCAGGTGGCTCCCAGAGCCCGTTCCCTCTGTCCcctggccccagctctgcccatgGCAGCCCATCAGGGGCTCTGGACCCacacagggcagggcaggctgggCTAGGAAGAGTCCCCTTGTCCCATGGGCCTgttctcccagcccccaccccacctcaggcAGCTGGAGAGACCAAGGTCATAAAGTTCTAATCCTTCTAGGGAGGCCATTGCTGAGGGCACGGTGGGGAACCAGTTTGTGTTGTTTGATGATGTCCCTCTGTACTGGGATGCATGGGACGTCATGGACTACCATTTGGAGACACGGTAAAGTGTGGACAGGCCCGGGGTGGTGGTGGGCCCTCTCCATCAGCTTGCCCTGGCTCAGCTTAGCTACCCCACCCCGCAGGAAGCCAGTGCTGGGCCAGGCAGGAACCTTGGCAGTGGGCACTGAGGGCGGCATGCGGGGCAGCGCCTGGTTCCTGCTGCAGATCAGCCCCAATAGTCGGCTTAGCCAGGAGGTGGTGCTGGACGTTGGCTGTCCCTATGTCCGCTTCCACACCGAGGTAGCAGGCAGCGGGGTGGTGGGCATTCTCCCTGGGCGGCTGGGAAGGAGGGAGTCGCCcaggcctctgtgtgtgtgtgtgcgtcctTCCATCATAGGTGCACTGGCATGAGGCCCACAAGTTCCTGAAGGTGGAGTTCCCCACCCGCGTGCGGAGCCTCCAAGCCACCTATGAGGTCCAGTTCGGACATCTGCAGCGGCCCACGCACCACAACACCTCTTGGGACTGGGCTCGATTTGAGGTCtgacatggggtggggtggggtttgCAGCCTGCCGGGCTGGGAAGAGACCTGTGTGGTGTGGGGTCAGGAGTAGGACGGTGATCACCGTGATCACCATGCTGGACGTTTGGGCTGGACCTTGTGCTAAATGCTGTGTTTACTTTGACCCACATGCCTGTTGGGTGGGGTGAATTctgttgtccccattttacagatgaggagctgAGGCCTAGACAGGTTGGATGGTGTACCAAGCACCTCCAGTGGTGAGAGCTGGAGTTCCATCCTGTGGTCCCAGAGAGGGACCTCCCAGTAGTGGTGGGAGCTtcgggctggggagggggcggggccaccAAGCGGGTCTGGCATCCGCCCTCCAGGTGTGGGCCCACCGCTGGATGGACCTGTCAGAGCACGGCTTTGGGCTGGCTCTGCTCAACGACTGCAAGTATGGCGCCTCGGTCCGCGGCAACGTCCTCAGCCTCTCTCTGTGAGTGGAGGGCCCGCCAGGCCGCGAGGGCTGGCATGGGGGCGCACGTCCTACCGGGCCGGAACCCCCACAGTTCCAGCCCGGCCCATTCCCGCCCTTCCCACCCCAGCTTGCGGGCACCAAAGGCCCCCGACGCCACTGCTGACATGGGTCGCCACGAGTTCACCTACGCGCTGATGCCGCACAAGGGTGAGTGCCGCGGCCCGGCAtgcctctctgccctgctctgagcctcggtttctccCAAACACCAGCGCGCCCATGCTCCCACCCCCATTACCAGGCTCCTTCCAGGAAGCTGGCGTTATCCGAGCTGCCTACAACCTCAACTTCCCCCTGTTGGCACTGCCTGCCCCAGGCCCGGCGCCCGCGGCGTCCTGGAGCGCCTTCTCTGTGTCCTCGCCCGCAGTCGTGTTGGAGACAGTCAAGCAGGCAAGAGATGGGGGCGGggcggcagggggcggggcggcagggggcggggcctcaGCTGAGCCTGCCCCTACCCTGcccaccacctgcctccctccGCAGGCAGAGGCCAGCCTCCAGGGCCGTACGCTGGTGCTCAGGCTGTACGAGGCCCACGGAAGCCACGTCGACTGCTGGCTGTACACGTCGCTGCCGATTCAGGAGGCCGTCCTGTGAgtggggggcacagagggaggcgGGAGTCCTGCCCTCGCAGGGCTCTCGTAACCCCTCCTGTTCTCCAGCTGCAACTTCCTGGAGCAGCGCGACCCTGACGGCCACCTGCCCCTTAAGGACTCCCGCCTGAAGCTTACCTTTTCTCCCTTCCAAGTTCGGTCCCTGTTGCTGGTGCTGCAGCCCCCTCCCAACTGAGCCCCAACTGGTGGGGCTTTCTGTGTGGAAGGCTTCCCTCCTCACTTCTGCCTCCCCAGCCTGAAGCAAGAGCCCCTCATGTATTGAACAATAAATCCTCGACTCAGGAACCTGCTAGCAGTAGTCCCTGCTCACTCCCCTCGGGGCCTAGCCTCAAGGAGGAAGACTTTTCCCCAGGCATTTGTGCAGGGTCTGGGTTGCTGCGCCCCCTGGGATTTGGGATATCAGGGACCACAACCTGGCTAAGAGACGGGCTAAGAAGCTCCTCCCATGGGGAGGAGGCCAGGAGGGTGGATTCCAGCTGGCTGCCCTCTAGAAGAGGAGCAAGAGGAAGCATGGGCGAATGGCAGTGCTGGGAATTCTGGTCGCGAGGAACTGGGGGGGCCCCCTGCTGCCTGGGGCCCGGGTCTCTACACCACCTCCAAGCGGCTGTACCTGCAGAGGCAGGCAGTCCTCTAAGAGCCAGGGCCTGGAAGACGGGTGGAGGGGCTCAGTCGgccttgcctgggtggctctcctGTTTCCAAGGTCAGGCAACAGCTTGTCCCAAGTTGGGCTTCCCAGACCTTCTACAGCCAGCCCAAGAAGTGCCAAGAAATTCAAGTGTATTCGTTTATTAAAAATGATAGCATTTTTCATGTGGGTTTAAAAAATGGGGAATGGGGTACAATTAAAAACATCATAGTTGTGTAGGGAATAGCCACAGAACTGGGACACCTGGCCCCCAGCAGCTCCAGCCTGcttcagctgagccacccaggctccgcAGGGCTTGGCAGAGCAAGGAGGCCTTCCTGCTAAGAGGCTGCCGTCCCCTCATTATCCAAGGATGGGGTGTCAGCTTTGATCCTTCGGGGTCTGCGGTGGCCTGGGACGAGGACAGGTGAGGCTCAGGACTGCCCTGATGGCCTCCCCTCCGCCTCTGTCCGCAGTCTTCCCACCAGCACTACCACTTCTTACAGAGCCTTCTGGCAAGGCCCACCTGAGGTTGCTggtctccttctcctttttgccTTCCCAGGGACTGGCGGGACCTCTGGGTCCTGCTGGAGGCTGGTCCCCTCTGGCTGCTGGGCTGTACTTTGACCAGGAGGGCCTCTGGGTGTCCCACGTGTCCTGGAAGGGGCTGTGCTTGGAACGAGAGGGTCCTGAGTAGAGGAGATAGTCCCCAGGGGGCTCTGTGAGCAGTTCAGAGGTTGGTGAGGACCCATCATTTGCCCCCCATTGTCAAGGGAGGGCTCCTGGGGGGTGCGGCTGGGGCAGGAGAGAATGAAGGGAGGAGACATACCTCCAGTCTGTGCTCAGGCCCCTGCTGTGCTCCTTTGGATTTCTTCTTACGGGACTTGCCTCCTACAGGACACTGACACTAGGCGGGGGGAGGATCCTGTGCCCTCAGCCCCCTTTCTGCAGACTCCCGCTCTGGGATGACTCCCGGGGGTGGAGTGGGGACTGGGATGGAGAAGGGCGATGTAGCTTTTGCAAGCACCTTAGTCCTTCCTGCTCTCCTAGCTTATTACATTGAGAGTGGCTTACCTTTCGGGGCCAGGGGTCCAGGATCCCCCTAAAATGGAATGAGAACTCAGGAATCAACCTGGCTAGAGCAGGGGTAGTTTTCCTTGGAAAAGCAGAGTTCACAACTATCCTTCCAAATCAGTGGGGCTTCTCCCCTAAGAGGCCTCTTGGATAGCCCCATCCTCCCCAGGTGGGACCCCACATCAAGGCCACCCTGCCTTGGGCTGCTCCACTGGCTGGGACCCTGGGGCTAAGGAGAGGAGGAGTAAAGCATGGTATGGAAATGGTATAGGAAATCCTATACCATTGGGAACAGTGTGACCCCTGGGGGTGTCTACAGGCCCTAGACATCTGCTCCTAGGagaccccagctcctgccctaCTGGGACCCCAGGCCTATCCACCCCACTAGCTTCCTCAGGATTTCCATTTGCCTGTGTGAGGTTAGGGCCCAAACCTGGAACCAGATGGTCCGTCCACGCCGGTCCCGCAGGGAGCTCATGCCAGGCACGCCATAGCACTGCAGCCATGCTCGGAAGGCAGCAAAGTCCTCCTCCCCGTGCTCCGGCCCGTATCCTTTGCCCCCTGTGGGACAGAGGAACCGGGCCGGAGTCGGAAGGCAGACTCGGGCTGTGAGGAGGGGGAGCCTGGTCGACCTGGCTCGGACCTCAGCCACACAGCTGAGGTACTGCGTCAGGGGACCGAGGCTCTCCCTCCTGCAGCTGTGTGCCCTCAGGCTGGGGGCTCCCTGGCTCTGGGCCACGGCTTTTCCATCCTGGGGTGGGGTGATTAACCCTTGTCCTGCCCACCTCCTGGGCTGCACAGAGGACATAGATGCCTAACAAGTGAGGAGGCTTGATCCAGGTAACAACAACTAAGTCTATAGACATCCACACCCCAAGGAGGGCAGGAACAGCCCTGGGGTTCCACAGTATTCTGAAGCAGAGGTAGAGCCATCTTTGGCTCCCAGGGCTCACCCAGCCGGACCACTTCCTTGGGCACGGAGTGACACAGTTCCAGCAGGTCTGGGTTCTGCAGCTTAGCCCTGATCTTCTGGCTCAGGGTCAGCTCCGGGCtctggagaaggggcagaggcaggaactGGCTGGCAGCGTGAGGCAGGGCCACTCAGAAGGCAGATGAGTCCCGGGGTGCAGAACCCCAAGAGCTTAGCTGGGCTCAAGAGACAATCCATCTGCCCCCACCCCGGAcactgcagagaaagggaaatgggcCCAAAGCTAGAGACACCTAACCCAGCCTTAGTTGTCGATGGCCGCATTGCTCCCTGCACCCTCACCGGCCTGCGCTGCTGCAGCTCCTCTAGAACCTTACGGGCCTTCTCAAAAGGGGGTATCCTCAGCCTGCattggggtggagagagggagccaTGCTAAGCAGTGGAGAATGCGGGCACACCCAGCCCTTCCTAGTCCTCCCAGTCCACCTGCTGACCGGTACAGGATCTCTGCCCGCAGATAGTTGCCAATGCCATTGAAGAACCTCTGGTCCAAGAGGGCCTCGCAGATGGGCTGGTCAAAGACCTTGTCCGCTAGGTTTCGTAACACGTTCTCCCTGGAGGAACACAGCCAGCCGGGCACATGAAGacccccttctctgcccccaTTCCTGAGGGCTTGACACATGATAGGGGAGAGGGGCCAGCAGTACCTGTACCTGGATGCAAGGGTAAGGAATGTGGGAGTCTCTGTTCCCCTTTCCCAGCCTTGGTGCTATATTGGCCATGAAAAcctccattttccctttttttcaatattttgctCATTCGtttcagagaggcagagggagaagctgactccctgctgagctgggagccaggtgtggggctccaccccaggaccccaggatcatgacctgagcgacctgagccaaaggcagatgcttaaccatctgagcccctcAGGGGCTCCTCCATTTTCCTGTTAATTGGGAACACCAATATGAGATTTGAATTCATTATGAATGGTGAAAGATACCAATCAAAAGCAATGTGTTCGGGGCCCTGGGTGtcttgtctttggctcaggtcatgatcctggggtcctgggattgagccctgagtggtcgggctccctgctcagcagggagcgtgcttctccctctccctttgcccctcccactgcttgtgctcactgtctctcaaataaatcttttttaaaaaggcaatgtaTTCAAGGAAGCACACGAGTCCGTAGATATTGTGGTCTATCACCAAAGACCCTCAGATTCAAGACTTCAAGACCTTTTGGAGAACAAGGTGATCCCAAGAGCTCACGTGGTGTCCCAAGAGCCTGAGCTCCCTGTCTGGAACTTCTGATGGACTAGAATGTGGGTCTGACACTGGTGGGGTCAACTTTTCTGAAGACCCTGAAGATCTTCAAGGAAGCCGGAGCTGACTGTGCAGGAGATGTGTGCTGACAAGTTGTGGTTAGAGAGTGTCCCGGCAGCCTTCACCTCCAGGGGTCCCAGGTCTCTCCTCATCCCCATGAAGAGGAAATGCACCTTGTTTCTTTGTGGGAAAGGATCCTGGAGAGACTTACTCAGTAACAGGCACAAGGAGCATATGAAGTAGGGGCCGTAAGACACAGTTTGGGGCCAAGTGGGGAACACTAGCCTAAGTGGTCAGAGCACTAGGCGGCAGACCCCTGCATGCTCCTCAGTAGTGGGACCAAAAAAAACCGCCAAAATTCACTTGAGAGAAACTTCAGAGCCAGCTGACATGTAATGACTTCCCAGGAAGGTTAAGGTGGGaggaatccaggaccctggggtgaACTCAGGGTTGTGCCTGGGAAGGCCAGGAATCAAGTGGCTTCTGTTGTGCTCAAGACACCCTGACCAACCCTGACGGGCCACTGAGTCTAAGGCCCAATTGCCAGCCCCAAGGGAGGACTCGCCAAGTCCACTGCAGGCCTTGAGTCCGTGATTCTGTCCCTACAGCGCTTTCCCTCTAGGACTTTGCAAAGGCTGGGTCCTTTTTATCAGGCGGGCCTTGGCTCAAATCACCTGGAGTGGTCTTTTCctaatcccccacccccagccccctggcCAAGAGTCCTCTActtcttggatttttcttctatttgaaGTCACCCACTTTGTTTCCTTGTTCCCCCTGCCCTACCTGAACTTCAGCCTGTGGGAGAGGGACCACATCCATCTTGCTCACTGCAGTACCCACCCAACACCTGGAAGAGGGCTTCGcacaaaaaagaaacccacacacGTTTCATGtttcagggaagggaagtggcTGGCACCATGCAATCCTCCGCGACACACATCATATCCCAGGTGGGGCGGTGACCCCTCCGGCAGATGGTCACAGACCAGTGGGCAGGCAGAAGTGGGAGACCGCAAACTCATTTCAGAAACTGTGGCATGAGGCAGCCCACCACCTCGAAGCAATTTCTTCCTGCTCAGGGAAGGGAACCTGAGCAGGAACCGTTCTTGCCAGGTTGTTAAAGCCCTGTCACCTTTCTTAGCCTCAGAGAAGCACAGTGGAATGCTGATCCCCAGCTCTGACACGAGCTAGCCATGTGTCCTCGGGACAGGCCTGCCCATCCTCCTCTTGCCCCCCCACATTAGTTGTTTTGGGGCTCCACATCCATTAGCTCCCCAGGAAATGAGACTTTTTGTTAACACATGAAGGGACTGAGGAACCAGAGGGGACTAGACTTGTTCCTCACTGGCCAGCGAGGCACTAACAGAGCCAGGATGGGAGCCTAAGACTGTGCTCATCACGCCTGGTACCGGGCCTACCTGAACTGCTCATACTCCAGCAAGACACAAGGCCCGCGGCCGGGCTGCCACTCGCCCCCGAGGTCCCAATGGCCAAAGCGGCGGATGTCCACGAAGCAGAGGGCGAGTGGGGGGCCAGGGGGAGCTGTGTAAAAGCGCAGGTGGGCATGGGCCGGCAGTGCGTCCCGGGGCGCCAGCTGGAAGGAGCCAGACATGCCAAAGCGGAAGACCAAGGCCAGTGGCTCCTGTGGGGGCTGGGCCCCAGGCAGGGGGCTCAGAGTCAGGCGCAGCTCCTTGCCACGGGCCGAGGAGGAGATGCAGTACGCGCTGCTCTCAAACGGCACCTCGGGGTTGCGGCTGACAGGTGACTTCTCCACACACCCGGCAAACACCAGTCCCTTGCACGCCTCGTTCACATAGAGACTGGCCAGATGCAGCTCGGGGCCCTCGGGCATTCTGGGCAAGGGGTGGCTGGGCCTGTAGGGGGGGAAGGCAGGATGACAGCAGGTGGGGCCAAGCATCACCTTGTGACATAGAATTATTACCCCATTTTATAAAGGAGAACCCTGAGGGTCGGAGGGGGCCACTACTAGCTGCAATGGGTGGACAAATCAGCCAG from Mustela erminea isolate mMusErm1 chromosome 5, mMusErm1.Pri, whole genome shotgun sequence carries:
- the NEIL1 gene encoding endonuclease 8-like 1 isoform X4, with amino-acid sequence MLGPTCCHPAFPPYRPSHPLPRMPEGPELHLASLYVNEACKGLVFAGCVEKSPVSRNPEVPFESSAYCISSSARGKELRLTLSPLPGAQPPQEPLALVFRFGMSGSFQLAPRDALPAHAHLRFYTAPPGPPLALCFVDIRRFGHWDLGGEWQPGRGPCVLLEYEQFRENVLRNLADKVFDQPICEALLDQRFFNGIGNYLRAEILYRLRIPPFEKARKVLEELQQRRPSPELTLSQKIRAKLQNPDLLELCHSVPKEVVRLGGKGYGPEHGEEDFAAFRAWLQCYGVPGMSSLRDRRGRTIWFQGDPGPLAPKGGKSRKKKSKGAQQGPEHRLEDPLVPSTAPSRTRGTPRGPPGQSTAQQPEGTSLQQDPEVPPVPGKAKRRRRPATSGHRRPRRIKADTPSLDNEGTAAS
- the NEIL1 gene encoding endonuclease 8-like 1 isoform X2, with protein sequence MLGPTCCHPAFPPYRPSHPLPRMPEGPELHLASLYVNEACKGLVFAGCVEKSPVSRNPEVPFESSAYCISSSARGKELRLTLSPLPGAQPPQEPLALVFRFGMSGSFQLAPRDALPAHAHLRFYTAPPGPPLALCFVDIRRFGHWDLGGEWQPGRGPCVLLEYEQFRENVLRNLADKVFDQPICEALLDQRFFNGIGNYLRAEILYRLRIPPFEKARKVLEELQQRRPSPELTLSQKIRAKLQNPDLLELCHSVPKEVVRLGGKGYGPEHGEEDFAAFRAWLQCYGVPGMSSLRDRRGRTIWFQGDPGPLAPKGGKSRKKKSKGAQQGPEHRLEDPLVPSTAPSRTRGTPRGPPGQSTAQQPEGTSLQQDPEVPPVPGKAKRRRRPATSGLGSPTWDKLLPDLGNRRATQARPTEPLHPSSRPWLLEDCLPLQVQPLGGGVETRAPGSRGPPQFLATRIPSTAIRPCFLLLLF
- the NEIL1 gene encoding endonuclease 8-like 1 isoform X5, whose translation is MLGPTCCHPAFPPYRPSHPLPRMPEGPELHLASLYVNEACKGLVFAGCVEKSPVSRNPEVPFESSAYCISSSARGKELRLTLSPLPGAQPPQEPLALVFRFGMSGSFQLAPRDALPAHAHLRFYTAPPGPPLALCFVDIRRFGHWDLGGEWQPGRGPCVLLEYEQFRENVLRNLADKVFDQPICEALLDQRFFNGIGNYLRAEILYRLRIPPFEKARKVLEELQQRRPSPELTLSQKIRAKLQNPDLLELCHSVPKEVVRLGGKGYGPEHGEEDFAAFRAWLQCYGVPGMSSLRDRRGRTIWFQGDPGPLAPKGGKSRKKKSKGAQQGPEHRLEDPLVPSTAPSRTRGTPRGPPGQSTAQQPEGTSLQQDPEVPPVPGKAKRRRRPATSGGPCQKAL
- the NEIL1 gene encoding endonuclease 8-like 1 isoform X3; its protein translation is MPEGPELHLASLYVNEACKGLVFAGCVEKSPVSRNPEVPFESSAYCISSSARGKELRLTLSPLPGAQPPQEPLALVFRFGMSGSFQLAPRDALPAHAHLRFYTAPPGPPLALCFVDIRRFGHWDLGGEWQPGRGPCVLLEYEQFRENVLRNLADKVFDQPICEALLDQRFFNGIGNYLRAEILYRLRIPPFEKARKVLEELQQRRPSPELTLSQKIRAKLQNPDLLELCHSVPKEVVRLGGKGYGPEHGEEDFAAFRAWLQCYGVPGMSSLRDRRGRTIWFQGDPGPLAPKGGKSRKKKSKGAQQGPEHRLEDPLVPSTAPSRTRGTPRGPPGQSTAQQPEGTSLQQDPEVPPVPGKAKRRRRPATSEGLGSPTWDKLLPDLGNRRATQARPTEPLHPSSRPWLLEDCLPLQVQPLGGGVETRAPGSRGPPQFLATRIPSTAIRPCFLLLLF
- the NEIL1 gene encoding endonuclease 8-like 1 isoform X1, yielding MLGPTCCHPAFPPYRPSHPLPRMPEGPELHLASLYVNEACKGLVFAGCVEKSPVSRNPEVPFESSAYCISSSARGKELRLTLSPLPGAQPPQEPLALVFRFGMSGSFQLAPRDALPAHAHLRFYTAPPGPPLALCFVDIRRFGHWDLGGEWQPGRGPCVLLEYEQFRENVLRNLADKVFDQPICEALLDQRFFNGIGNYLRAEILYRLRIPPFEKARKVLEELQQRRPSPELTLSQKIRAKLQNPDLLELCHSVPKEVVRLGGKGYGPEHGEEDFAAFRAWLQCYGVPGMSSLRDRRGRTIWFQGDPGPLAPKGGKSRKKKSKGAQQGPEHRLEDPLVPSTAPSRTRGTPRGPPGQSTAQQPEGTSLQQDPEVPPVPGKAKRRRRPATSEGLGSPTWDKLLPDLGNRRATQARPTEPLHPSSRPWLLEDCLPLQVQPLGGGVETRAPGSRGPPQFLATRIPSTAIRPCFLLLLF